One stretch of Desulfobulbaceae bacterium DNA includes these proteins:
- the asnS gene encoding asparagine--tRNA ligase, producing MHYLRVIDVFKTKPVGLKVEIKGWVKSFRSSKNVSFVDINDGSCLKGIQAVIDDAASGAHEALTKLATGCSVLVRGTLVDSPAKGQEVELQVEYIEVIGESPDNYPLQKKRHSFEFLREIAHLRARTNSLGAVFRVRSALSFAVHNFFNERGFVHVHTPIISTGDCEGAGETFTVTAFDLKNVPLEKGAVDWRKDFFGEQANLTVSGQLEAEAYALALGNVYTFGPTFRAEDSNTSRHLAEFWMVEPEMAFCDLTADIDVAEEFLKYLIGYCISYCEEDIILFGEFIDTTLLGRLELVLSKPFARISYTEAIEILNKAKVDFTYPVFWGVDLQSEHERYLAEQVFELPVVLTDYPKEIKPFYMRANNDGRTVAAMDILFPGIGEMVGGSQREERVEVLTERMEALAMDLYQYQWYLDLRRYGSVPHAGFGLGFERIVQFCTGMKNIRDVIPFPRTPGSAGF from the coding sequence ATGCACTATTTGCGCGTGATAGATGTGTTCAAAACTAAGCCTGTAGGCTTAAAGGTCGAAATTAAGGGCTGGGTAAAGTCTTTTCGAAGTTCAAAAAATGTATCGTTTGTCGATATTAATGATGGCTCCTGTCTGAAAGGGATTCAGGCGGTTATTGACGATGCCGCCTCAGGGGCCCATGAGGCGCTAACGAAGCTTGCTACCGGTTGTTCCGTACTGGTTAGAGGAACTCTGGTTGACTCTCCGGCAAAGGGACAGGAGGTTGAGCTCCAGGTTGAATATATTGAAGTTATTGGCGAGTCACCGGACAACTATCCCCTCCAGAAAAAAAGACATAGTTTCGAATTCTTGCGGGAAATAGCACATTTGCGGGCACGAACAAATAGTCTGGGGGCTGTTTTCCGGGTCAGGAGCGCCTTATCGTTTGCGGTTCATAATTTCTTTAATGAACGGGGCTTTGTTCATGTCCACACGCCGATCATCAGCACAGGAGACTGCGAAGGAGCAGGGGAAACATTTACAGTTACTGCGTTTGATCTGAAGAATGTGCCACTAGAAAAAGGCGCCGTGGACTGGCGAAAGGATTTTTTCGGCGAGCAGGCAAACCTAACGGTCAGCGGTCAGTTAGAGGCGGAGGCCTATGCCCTGGCCCTGGGCAATGTCTATACCTTTGGCCCAACATTCAGGGCGGAGGACTCCAATACGAGCCGTCATCTGGCCGAGTTCTGGATGGTGGAGCCTGAAATGGCTTTTTGTGACCTGACGGCGGATATTGACGTTGCCGAAGAGTTTCTAAAGTATCTGATTGGTTATTGTATCAGCTACTGTGAGGAAGATATTATCCTCTTTGGGGAGTTTATCGATACAACCTTACTTGGCCGACTTGAGTTAGTTTTGTCAAAGCCTTTTGCCCGGATATCATACACCGAGGCTATTGAAATATTAAACAAGGCAAAGGTTGATTTCACCTACCCAGTGTTCTGGGGAGTTGACTTGCAGTCTGAACATGAGCGTTATTTGGCGGAGCAGGTTTTTGAACTGCCAGTTGTTTTGACCGATTATCCCAAGGAGATAAAACCATTTTATATGCGTGCCAACAACGATGGCAGGACGGTGGCGGCCATGGATATTCTTTTTCCCGGTATCGGTGAAATGGTTGGCGGTAGTCAGCGAGAAGAACGGGTTGAAGTCTTGACCGAACGGATGGAGGCCTTGGCAATGGATCTGTACCAGTATCAGTGGTACCTGGATTTACGACGCTACGGCAGCGTTCCCCATGCCGGTTTTGGCCTTGGCTTTGAACGAATTGTGCAGTTCTGCACCGGAATGAAAAACATTCGAGATGTTATCCCTTTCCCGCGTACTCCTGGATCTGCGGGCTTTTGA